Proteins from one Camelina sativa cultivar DH55 chromosome 8, Cs, whole genome shotgun sequence genomic window:
- the LOC104708836 gene encoding uncharacterized protein LOC104708836, translating into MSGKSSARLEKSGKNKTISPVDTAGISNLFAQEGILATKHEILKENHENLLNDYKILEENFKHVNEMNEVMKLHLETPIKELEAKNQRLLDELEKERSETEEYKKEMKRMESEKETLINEMRVKNQELLTAKEKGEEKLKMMVDKYGALKERSSAAESQCSFLKSLFDANNHTSLGGCNDVSFTDEVTVVDDDHNVTGKNEEALAVDNHNNVTLTNEVIVVDDDNVTFKTEVIVVDGHNVNNTAADAIVISDESDAEDDNPTPRKSNIIPQWPVNIKQEPQSDVPNSSKANYVLSPSSSSSSSSSSDEYVSVQLPVKRSRDYYNKVLKTVNTEFEVEVAHS; encoded by the exons ATGAGTGGGAAATCATCAGCTCGTTTGGAAAAATCGGGGAAGAACAAGACGATCTCGCCGGTGGATACTGCCGGAATAAGCAATTTATTTGCTCAAGAGGGTATTTTGGCGACAAAACATGAAATTCTCAAGGAGAATCATGAGAATCTGCTCAATGATTACAAAATCCTTGAGGAAAATTTCAAGCATGTCAATGAGATGAATGAGGTGATGAAGTTGCATCTTGAAACCCCGATCAAGGAGCTCGAGGCTAAGAATCAGCGATTGCTCGATgagttggagaaagagagaagtgagaCGGAGGAGTataagaaggagatgaagagaaTGGAGAGTGAGAAAGAGACCCTCATCAATGAAATGAGGGTTAAGAATCAGGAGCTCTTGACTGCGAAAGAGAAAGGAGAGGAGAAGCTGAAGATGATGGTGGACAAGTATGGTGCATTAAAAGAGAGATCTAGTGCGGCTGAATCACAATGTTCATTCTTGAAATCGCTCTTTGATGCTAACAATCACACCAGTCTAGGAGGATGTAACGATGTGTCTTTCACGGATGAGGTTACTGTGGTGGATGATGATCATAATGTGACTGGCAAGAATGAGGAGGCTCTTGCTGTGGATAATCATAACAATGTGACTCTCACGAATGAGGTTATTGTGGTGGATGATGATAATGTGACTTTCAAGACTGAGGTTATTGTGGTTGATGGTCATAATGTGAATAACACTGCAGCAG ATGCGATTGTGATCAGTGACGAGAGTGATGCCGAAGATGATAATCCTACTCCAAGAAAGAGCAACATCATCCCTCAATGGCCTGTTAATataaaacaagaaccacaaTCCGACGTaccaaactcatcaaaagcaAATTATGTATTGTCACcatcttcgtcatcatcatcttcatcatcatcagatgaaTATGTATCAGTTCAGCTTCCCGTTAAAAGGTCCCGGGATTATTATAACAAAGTCTTGAAAACAGTGAACACAGAGTTCGAAGTTGAAGTTGCTCACTCTTAA
- the LOC104708838 gene encoding uncharacterized protein LOC104708838 yields the protein MNTEMDEDTGNGGFRKRMKPSDEEGKGDSRDGGISLDNTIENEETETKLVASDEMELNIAQILDKIESFTQTVSNLLETGKTMFKELSNEFEERLIMIHREHVEKWQEEIKELRLLDASNEETTSLLHNARYLIHNPSIEQ from the exons ATGAACACTGAGATGGACGAAGACACAGGGAATGGAGGATTTCGGAAACGCATGAAGCCatct GATGAAGAAGGAAAAGGTGATTCGAGAGATGGTGGAATCAGTCTTGATAATACCATTGAGAATGAAGAAACTGAGACGAAACTTGTTGCTTCTGATGAGATGGAACTTAACATTGCTCAGATTCTCGACAAGATTGAGAGCTTCACACAAACT GTTTCTAACTTGCTGGAAACTGGGAAGACAATGTTTAAGGAACTCAGTAACGAATTCGAAGAACGCTTGATCAT GATACACAGGGAACATGTTGAGAAATGGCAGGAGGAGATCAAGGAATTGCGTTTGCTTGATGCATCAAACGAGGAGACTACTTCCCTCTTACACAACGCTCGCTATCTGATTCATAATCCTAGCATTGAGCAATAA